A genome region from Actinomycetota bacterium includes the following:
- the pheS gene encoding phenylalanine--tRNA ligase subunit alpha, producing MSEKELKQLGEKALAEANAASAETIEDVRVRYLGRKGELTEVLKSLGGLPEEERPVIGGLANDIRQRLEAALIERSEHLAKEVVAERLRTERIDITLPARPPLIGAAHVITRTIREIEEIFTSLGYGIVETREIENEYYNFTALNTPPDHPARTLQATFYVDRPSAGGNEGRPLLRTQTSPAQIRVMEKQAPPVFVIVPGKVYRPDVADPTHSPMFHQVEGLAVDKNITFGDLKGTLEVFCHKMFGADRAVRFRPHFFPFTEPSAEVDVSCIRCGGEGCRICSHTGWLEIMGCGMVDPNVFVMVGYDPTKVTGFAFGMAPDRIAMLKYDIPDIRMFFENDIRFLRQFK from the coding sequence ATGAGCGAGAAAGAGCTAAAACAACTTGGTGAGAAGGCGCTAGCCGAGGCGAACGCCGCGTCCGCGGAGACGATTGAGGACGTGCGCGTCAGATACCTGGGCCGGAAGGGAGAGCTGACGGAGGTTCTGAAGAGCCTTGGCGGCTTGCCTGAGGAAGAACGCCCCGTTATCGGCGGCCTGGCCAACGACATCCGGCAAAGGCTGGAAGCGGCGTTGATTGAGCGCTCCGAACATCTGGCCAAAGAAGTTGTCGCCGAGCGGCTAAGGACGGAACGCATTGACATTACGTTGCCGGCTCGACCGCCGCTGATCGGCGCGGCCCATGTGATCACCAGGACGATCCGGGAAATCGAGGAGATTTTTACCTCGCTAGGATACGGAATCGTTGAAACGAGGGAGATCGAGAACGAATATTACAATTTCACGGCGCTAAACACGCCGCCGGATCACCCGGCCAGGACGCTGCAAGCCACTTTCTATGTAGACAGGCCGTCGGCCGGCGGGAATGAAGGGCGGCCGCTTTTAAGAACGCAAACATCCCCGGCGCAGATCCGCGTCATGGAGAAACAAGCGCCCCCTGTTTTCGTCATCGTGCCGGGCAAAGTTTACCGCCCGGACGTCGCCGACCCCACTCACAGCCCCATGTTCCACCAGGTAGAAGGGCTGGCGGTCGATAAGAATATCACGTTCGGCGACCTCAAGGGAACGTTGGAGGTTTTCTGCCACAAAATGTTCGGCGCGGACCGTGCCGTCCGTTTCAGACCGCATTTCTTCCCGTTTACGGAACCCAGCGCTGAGGTCGACGTTTCCTGCATTCGTTGCGGAGGCGAGGGCTGTCGGATATGCAGCCATACCGGCTGGCTGGAGATTATGGGTTGCGGCATGGTCGACCCAAATGTCTTCGTGATGGTTGGCTACGATCCCACCAAAGTAACCGGATTCGCCTTCGGGATGGCGCCGGACCGCATCGCGATGCTTAAATACGATATTCCGGACATCAGGATGTTCTTCGAGAACGACATCAGATTCTTAAGGCAGTTCAAATGA
- the rplT gene encoding 50S ribosomal protein L20, which produces MSRVKRGNERSRKRAKIMSLAKGYRGAKSRSYRRAKEQVMHSLMYAYRDRRDKKGQFRTLWISRIGAAARNNGLSYSRLIHGLKLAGVELDRKVLSDMAINDPEGFTRLAEVARGQVN; this is translated from the coding sequence ATGTCAAGAGTTAAAAGAGGAAACGAAAGAAGCAGAAAACGGGCCAAGATCATGAGTCTGGCCAAGGGCTACCGGGGAGCGAAAAGCCGCTCGTACCGGCGAGCCAAGGAACAGGTCATGCACAGCCTGATGTACGCGTACCGCGACCGGCGGGATAAGAAAGGCCAGTTCAGGACGCTTTGGATTTCCAGAATCGGCGCGGCCGCCCGGAATAATGGGTTGTCGTACAGCCGTTTAATTCACGGTTTGAAATTGGCCGGCGTCGAGCTGGACAGGAAGGTTCTGTCAGACATGGCCATAAACGATCCCGAGGGCTTTACCAGGCTGGCCGAAGTTGCCAGAGGGCAGGTCAACTAG
- the rpmI gene encoding 50S ribosomal protein L35, protein MPKMKTHSGAAKRFKSTASGKLKRRQAFDGHILEKKSPKRKAQLEKMLIVKPADEKRIKKLLGR, encoded by the coding sequence ATGCCTAAAATGAAAACGCATTCGGGAGCGGCCAAAAGGTTCAAATCGACCGCGTCCGGGAAATTGAAGAGGCGGCAGGCTTTTGACGGCCATATTCTCGAGAAGAAAAGCCCTAAGAGAAAGGCGCAGCTGGAGAAAATGTTAATCGTCAAGCCGGCCGACGAGAAAAGGATAAAGAAACTGCTGGGCAGATAA
- the infC gene encoding translation initiation factor IF-3 produces MSSTNRINTQIPAREVRLVAENGDQLGIKTIEDALRIAYDAGLDLVEVAPQEKPPVCRVMDYGKHKFEQEKKAKLARKHQSLIVIKEIKLRPKIDHHDFDTKRKHVERFLNAGCKVKVVIMFRGREMAHTELGKKLLDRMVEAVQDLAIIESEAKVEGRDMIMILAPAAKKEIAINA; encoded by the coding sequence ATCAGTTCGACAAACCGGATTAATACGCAGATTCCGGCCAGAGAGGTTAGATTAGTGGCCGAGAATGGTGATCAGTTAGGCATCAAAACGATAGAAGACGCTTTGCGGATCGCTTACGACGCGGGACTTGACCTTGTTGAGGTCGCGCCCCAGGAAAAGCCCCCGGTTTGCCGGGTGATGGATTACGGCAAGCACAAGTTTGAGCAGGAGAAAAAGGCCAAACTGGCCCGCAAGCACCAGTCCTTGATCGTTATCAAGGAAATAAAATTAAGACCGAAGATCGACCATCACGATTTCGACACGAAAAGAAAGCACGTAGAAAGGTTTTTAAACGCGGGCTGTAAAGTAAAAGTAGTAATCATGTTCAGGGGACGAGAGATGGCCCACACGGAACTCGGCAAGAAGCTCCTGGACAGGATGGTTGAAGCGGTGCAAGACCTGGCGATTATAGAATCGGAAGCCAAGGTCGAGGGACGTGATATGATCATGATCCTGGCGCCGGCAGCCAAGAAGGAGATAGCGATCAATGCCTAA
- a CDS encoding nitronate monooxygenase family protein, translating into MRLPELEIGDLVAKVPIVQGGMGVAISLDNLAAAVANEGGIGVISTAGVGMEEPNWETDFPTANIEALRKVIRSAKAKTKGLLGVNIMVALTNFEDMVRVSVEEKIDIIFSGAGLPLNLPELIEKGAKTKLAPIISSGRAAALICKAWWNRYKRLPDAIVLEGPKAGGHLGFNREQLDNIDKFDLISLIKETVQAVLPFEKEHGVKIPVIAGGGIFDGRDIANALEAGASGVQMATRFVATDECDASLAFKETYIKTVSPDDIVLIDSPVGLPGRAIRNEFLDKAKRGETTPIRCTYHCLKTCRPSQSPYCIARALVNARNGNMDEGFVFAGTNAWRIDSITSVKELMNELVAEAEAAYQATA; encoded by the coding sequence ATGCGCTTACCGGAACTTGAAATCGGAGACTTGGTGGCCAAGGTACCTATTGTCCAGGGCGGCATGGGCGTCGCGATTTCCTTGGATAATCTAGCCGCGGCCGTCGCCAACGAAGGCGGGATCGGCGTCATTTCAACCGCCGGCGTCGGCATGGAAGAGCCAAATTGGGAGACCGACTTTCCGACCGCGAACATCGAGGCTTTGCGTAAGGTTATTCGTTCCGCCAAAGCCAAGACAAAAGGCCTTTTGGGCGTCAATATAATGGTGGCGCTGACGAATTTTGAGGATATGGTGAGGGTATCAGTTGAGGAGAAGATAGATATCATTTTCTCCGGAGCCGGGTTGCCGTTGAATTTGCCGGAGCTGATTGAAAAGGGAGCCAAGACAAAGCTTGCCCCGATTATTTCGAGCGGTCGAGCCGCGGCGCTGATTTGTAAGGCCTGGTGGAACAGATATAAGCGTCTCCCCGACGCGATTGTTCTGGAAGGTCCGAAGGCCGGCGGGCACCTGGGTTTCAACCGGGAACAGCTGGACAACATCGACAAATTCGATCTCATTTCTCTGATTAAGGAAACCGTCCAAGCGGTCCTGCCTTTTGAGAAGGAGCACGGCGTCAAGATTCCCGTCATCGCCGGCGGAGGCATTTTTGACGGCCGGGACATCGCCAATGCTTTAGAGGCAGGCGCGTCGGGGGTGCAGATGGCGACGCGGTTTGTCGCGACGGACGAGTGCGACGCTTCGTTAGCCTTCAAAGAGACATATATCAAAACGGTCAGTCCGGACGACATTGTGTTGATCGACAGTCCGGTGGGATTGCCGGGCCGGGCCATACGGAATGAGTTCCTGGACAAAGCCAAGAGGGGTGAGACGACGCCGATCCGGTGCACCTATCACTGTCTGAAAACCTGTCGCCCCAGCCAGAGCCCTTATTGTATCGCGCGCGCCCTGGTCAACGCCCGGAACGGCAATATGGACGAAGGTTTTGTTTTCGCCGGCACAAATGCCTGGCGTATAGATTCCATCACGTCAGTCAAGGAACTAATGAATGAGCTGGTGGCGGAGGCCGAAGCGGCGTATCAGGCGACCGCCTAG
- the efp gene encoding elongation factor P, which translates to MITTNQLKNGMTLKLDDDQLFNIVEFQHVKPGKGPAFVRTKLKRLRDGAVIDKTFRAGEKVEQAMMETNRAQYLYADGANYVFMDTDNYEQYSIPMDALADQASYLKENIEVSILFHEGKALSVELPVTVDLKVAQTDPGVKGDTASGGSKPATLETGAVVQVPLFVGPGETIRVDTRTGAYVTRV; encoded by the coding sequence TTGATCACGACGAACCAGTTGAAGAACGGTATGACGCTTAAGCTGGATGACGACCAGCTTTTTAATATCGTTGAATTTCAGCACGTCAAGCCCGGCAAGGGGCCTGCTTTTGTGCGGACGAAGCTGAAACGCTTGCGCGACGGCGCGGTTATCGACAAGACATTCCGGGCCGGAGAGAAAGTCGAGCAAGCGATGATGGAGACCAACAGAGCCCAATACCTGTACGCGGACGGCGCGAACTATGTCTTTATGGATACCGACAATTACGAACAGTATTCGATTCCGATGGACGCCCTGGCTGATCAGGCGTCGTATCTAAAGGAAAACATAGAGGTCTCGATTCTGTTTCACGAGGGCAAGGCTTTGTCTGTCGAGCTGCCCGTCACCGTTGACCTTAAGGTTGCCCAGACAGACCCGGGCGTTAAGGGCGACACCGCGTCAGGCGGTTCAAAACCAGCCACGCTGGAGACCGGGGCGGTAGTCCAGGTCCCGCTTTTCGTGGGTCCTGGGGAAACGATTCGCGTTGATACCCGTACCGGGGCTTATGTTACCCGTGTCTAG
- a CDS encoding Xaa-Pro peptidase family protein — MDKIKTFLKKKRLDLLVVFRPANLFYLCGFRGTDGALVIWPNKAVLVVDTRYEERAELEAANVEILGGRSVAAALKDALMEAAPAKAGFEAGGLTYAEYESLFKSLDNASKKIELVPVHNAVEGLRVIKDDDEVADLQLAAGLADRTISYLTGEIRPGRTEKELAKLACGYLRDNGAEGESFEIIVASGPNSSMPHASSTDRILERGDLVLVDLGAIVNGYHSDISRTFVIGKPTLAQAAMHAAAAHAGRLVLEAIKPGLPAAEADEMCRSYLDNYGGPARLLHGLGHGVGLEIHEQPQLGTGSTDELKNGMVFTIEPGLYARGFGGVRVEDMVVLNGEPRLMTQSPRDLIGL; from the coding sequence TTGGATAAGATCAAAACCTTCCTTAAGAAAAAGCGTCTTGACCTGTTGGTCGTATTCCGTCCCGCCAACCTGTTTTACCTTTGCGGTTTCCGCGGCACCGACGGCGCCCTGGTCATTTGGCCGAACAAAGCGGTCTTGGTGGTAGATACGCGGTATGAAGAGCGGGCGGAGCTGGAAGCGGCCAACGTTGAGATTCTGGGCGGACGGAGTGTGGCGGCGGCGCTAAAAGACGCGCTGATGGAGGCGGCGCCGGCCAAAGCGGGTTTTGAGGCCGGCGGCTTAACCTACGCCGAATACGAAAGCCTCTTTAAAAGCCTGGACAACGCCTCAAAGAAAATTGAACTTGTCCCGGTTCATAACGCGGTAGAAGGCCTGCGCGTCATCAAAGACGACGACGAAGTGGCCGACTTACAATTGGCGGCCGGTCTGGCCGACAGGACAATCTCGTACCTTACGGGAGAAATAAGACCTGGACGAACGGAAAAAGAATTGGCTAAGCTGGCCTGCGGATATCTAAGAGATAATGGCGCCGAAGGGGAAAGCTTTGAAATCATCGTCGCCTCGGGGCCGAACTCCTCGATGCCGCATGCCTCGTCGACCGACCGCATTCTGGAGCGCGGCGATCTGGTGTTGGTCGACTTGGGAGCGATCGTCAACGGGTATCATTCCGACATATCGCGGACGTTCGTAATCGGCAAGCCGACGCTTGCCCAGGCGGCTATGCACGCGGCCGCCGCCCATGCCGGCCGGCTTGTCCTGGAGGCTATTAAACCCGGGCTGCCGGCCGCGGAAGCCGACGAGATGTGCCGGAGCTACTTGGATAACTACGGCGGACCGGCCAGGCTATTACACGGGCTGGGACACGGCGTCGGGCTCGAGATTCATGAACAACCCCAACTGGGAACGGGCTCGACGGACGAGCTTAAGAACGGTATGGTTTTCACTATAGAACCAGGACTTTACGCCCGGGGCTTCGGGGGCGTGCGGGTAGAGGATATGGTAGTATTAAACGGTGAGCCTCGGCTCATGACACAATCCCCGCGAGATTTAATCGGATTATAG